In Candidatus Devosia phytovorans, the DNA window GGTGAAGGCGAGGATCCAGCGCCAGGCGTCGGTTACCGGCACATAGAGGCTGGCGAGCCAGGCGGCGAGGGCGATGGCGACGGTGCCGATGGCCCAGAAGCCTTCGAGGATGACGAGCCAGCGGCCGCGATTTTTGGCGGGCAGGAATTCGGCCATCATGGCGTAGTCGACAGGCAGGGTGCCACCAACGGCAATGCCGGTCAAAAGGCGCAGGCCGTAGAGCACCCAGAGATTGGGGGCAAAGACCGAGAGCAGGCCGAAAATGGCATCACAGGCGACGGTGATGAGCAGGACATTGCGGCGGCCAAAGCGATCGGCGAGACGACCAAAAAGGGCGGCGCCGATCAGCATGCCTAGGAAGAACAGCGTGCCGGTCTGCAAGGCCTGGGGCAGTTCTACATTGAAGCTCGCGGCGATCGAGGCGCTGGTGAAGCCGACGGCGAGGACCTGCATGGCATCGGCGGCCCAGACCAGGCCGAAGATGCCAAGGAGACGCCGCTGGAAGCGTCCAGCCCCAGCGGTGTCCAGAACCGTCTCGACGGTCACAGGCATGGCGACTCTCCTCGAAGGCGCAAATCCTGAGTGGTCTTGGCAGATATGCAGACAGGGGAACAGGGTGATTTTCGGTCTAGTGGCGTAAGGTGCTGTGTCTGCGGGAATAAAAGAGGGCCGCCCGATGAGGCGGCCCTGACCTTCAGGCCTGGGTATAGCGCTGGGCAGGACTGCCGTTCTGGGTGCCGCCCATCAATTGAGCGCGGGCCGCGTCGTAGCTGGTCCAGAGTTTTTCGTCATGCACGGAGGGCAGGGTGACCTGTTCGCCGCGATCCATGCCAGCCAGACCAGCATCGACTAGCTGTTCGGCCGTCATGAAAACGGACTGATCGAAATCGGCGATGAACATGCCGGCGGCTTCGTAGAATTCGGTGATGGTGCCGGCTGGCAGGACGGCTTGAACCAATACCCCGTCGTCCTTGACCTCTTCGGCGACGCCGCGGCTGAAGGTCAAGACGAAGGCCTTGGTGGCGCTGTAGAGCGTGCTCTGCGGCAAGGCATGGAAGGCGAGAACCGAGCCGACATTGACCACGGTGCCGGACTTGCGGGCGCGCATGCCGGGGAGGGCGGCGCGCGTCAGGCGCATCAGCGCGGTCACATTGAGCGCGAGGGTTGCGGCGGCATCGGCGTCGCTCATGTCGGCAGTGCTGGCGGCCGGGCCCATGCCGGCATTGTTGATCAGCAAGTCGATGCTCTGCTCGCGCAGCAGCTGTTCGATGCGGGCGATATCGGCGTCTGCGGTGAGGTCGGCGGTGACGGTCTCGACGGTGATCTTGCCGGTTTCGGCCAGTTCGGTGGCGAGTTCGGCCAGACGATCGGCGCGGCGGGCGACGAGGACGAGATTGTAGCCCCGGGCGGCAAGGCGCCTGGCATAGACGGCGCCGATGCCGGAAGAGGCTCCAGTGATGAGAGCGGTTTTGGACGAGGACATGTTCACTCCTTTAGTTGAGTGCTCAACTAATTGGGGTGGCCGTCCGCTCTTGTCAATGGTGATGTACTCAACTATTTTTTGGACAGGAGATCAAGCATGGCCAGGCCCGTACCGCCCGATGTCGACAGTGTTGAGCCGTATAGTCCGCTGAACTGCACGCATACGGCGATGCGGCAGGCCTCGCGGCAGCTGACGCAGGTCTATGACAATGCGATCGCGCCTGCCGGATTGACCTCGGCGCAGGCGATGCTGGTGACCCGTCTCGACGAGCTGGGTGGCGCGCCCGGCGGCACCGGTCCGTCGCTGCAGGCACTGGCCAAGCGGCTGTCGATCCAGATTTCCGCATTGACCCATGCCCTGCGCCCGCTGGTGCGGGACGGAGTGGTCGAGGTGCATCCCGACGCAAAGGATGGGCGCATCAAGCGGGCCGTGCTCACCGAACAGGGCATGAAGCAGACGCGGCAGATGTATGAGCTCTGGCAGGGGGTCAATGCGCGCGTGGACGATGTGCTCGGGTCGGGCAAGGGGGCGGAGCTGCGCGAGCTGGCAAAGAAGGTGGCCTCACCGGAATTTCTGAACGCCATGGGTCGTTCAGCGACGGATTAGCGCCGCAATTGCAACCGGATGCGCCTGTTCCGAATTATTCGCTCAGCAAACACGGAGCGTCAAAACATGGGTATCATCTGGGCCATCATCATTGGCTTTCTCGCAGGCGTCATCGCCAAGTGGATCACGCCGGGCGACAACAAGCCGAGCGGCTTCATTCTCACCACCGTGCTGGGCATTGTCGGCTCTGTGCTGGCGAGCTGGCTGGGCCAGCAGATTTTCGGTGGCGGACAGAGCGATGGTATCGGCTTCATCAGCGGCATTATTGGCGCGGTGATCATCCTGCTGATCTGGAACCAGCTGGCACGTCGCAGGGCCTGATCGTGATCCGAGAATGAAGAAGGGCGCCCATTGGGCGCCCTTCGTGTTTGGTGAGACTCAGGCCTTATTCGATGACGGTGATGCGGCCATCGAGGTAGGGCGTGTAGGTGCCACCCTGCTTGGCGATGTATTCGGCGAGGACCTGTTCCAGCGGCGGGCCGAAATCATAGGGATTGTCGCCTTCGGCAAAGACCGAGAAGCCATCGCCGCCACCACGATTGTAGTTGTTGGTGACGATCTTGTAGGTGGCTTCCTCGTCAATCGGAACCCAGGTGTCGCCTTCACCCTTGACCAGAACGTCGCTAACGCGTTCGCCAGCCGGCTTGGCGAGGGTGTAGGAATATTTGAGGCCGGCAACCTGGGCAAAGCGGCCAGCGCCGTTCTCGACATCGCTGACGCCGTTTTCGAGGGCTTCGATGACGTCGGCACCCGAAATCTCAACCGTGGCCAGGGTGTTGGAGAAAGGCAGGACGGTGAGCACGTCGCCAACGGTGATTTCGCCTGCGTCGATGGACGAGCGGATGCCGCCGCCGTTCTGGAAGGCAATGGTGGCGCCCTGGTCGGCAACGCGGTCGAGGATGGCGTCGGCCAGCAGGTTACCCAGGTTGCATTCCTCGACGCGGCAGATTTCGCGGGCGCCTTCGAGCTTTTCGGTGGTAGTGCCGATGACTTCGCTGGTCATTTCCGCAATCGGGCCGGCCAGTTCGGCCAGCTGGCCGGCAAAGTCCTCGTTGCCGGTGACCGAGGCATCGATCAGGAAGGGCTCGCCTTCGGCCTTGGTGACGACGCCGTTGTCGTCCCAAGTGATGGCGATGTCGCCCAGGTACTTGCCGTATTGATTGGCCTGCACCACCGGCACTTCAATGCCGTCCGGATTGGTGACCATGGTCGGATAGGGACCGGCAGCGCCTTCGGCGGTGTTGCTGAGCAGGGTGTGGCTGTGGCCACCGACGATGACGTCCACCAGAGGGAGGGCTGCGGCGACCTGCTGGTCGATCGTGTAGCCGATGTGGCTGAGCAGGATGATCTTGTTGATGCCAGCGGCATCGAGGGCTTCGGAAGCGCCGCGCACATATTCGATGACGTCGGAAAATTCGATGTCTTCGGTGGTGGCGATCTCGGGGGTGTCTTCAGTGGTGGCGCCGATGATGCCGATCTTTTCGCCGCCCACTTCGATGACGAAGGAGCCCTTGATCTTGCCGGCGAGATTGGGATCGCGGCTGACGTCGAAATTGCCGCCGATGATGGGGAATTCGGCGGCGTCGATGAATTTCATGAACTCTTCAGGGCCATCGTCGAATTCGTGGTTGCCGGTGGCGACCACGTCAAAGCCCATCTGGTTGAAGAAGTCCGAGACGACCTTGGATTTGTAGGTCGTGTAATAGAGCGAGCCCTGGAAATTGTCGCCGGCCGAGAGCAGCAGCGAGTTGCCGTCGGCATATTTGGCGCGGGTGTCGTCGATGATGGTCTTGAGGCGGGCAATGCCGCCGAAGCATTCACCAGCCGCATCGGTCTCGGCATCGCAATTGGAATCGCTGTCGGTGATCGGGTCGAAGCGGGAGTGGAAGTCGTTGATATGCAGGATGTTGAGCGTGAAATCGGCATGGGCTGCGCTTGAAAAACCGGCGCAGAGTGTGAGGGCGGTGGCGCCAAGCAGTAAGTGTTTCATCCCTGTATCCCTTGTTTGATTAGCGGCATTCCAGAGCGCGCGGCCGTCGTTCCGGCTGCGGCGACCGGCAGAGTTAATCAGCCTTTTATGACAGAGGAAAGCCAAAGGTTTCAGGCGGTTCGCTGTGTTCATGGGTGACATGCAGCTGTGGGGCTTCACCCGGCAGCAACCATGACGCAAAACAGTGCCGCCGCGGGGCGCGGATAATTTGTGGGAAAGGCTTTGGCGTTATAGCTGAACAGAGCCGATCCGAAGCGTGTGGGAATTGACGACCCTATGAGTGCTGCCCTGCAGAGCCTTATGCGTGATGCGCCTGCCGCCCGTATCGAACGATCCGTGTTCGCCGGTCTCTTCGCTTTCCTGCTGGTTGGCGGCAGTGGTGCCTTGGCCTTCGTGGTGCTGTCCACGATGGGCATCTCGCTCAACCCGGGGGTGGAGGCCTGGCAGGTCAATACGGTCTGCTATGCCCTCACCATCCTGCCGGTCTATTTGCTGCATCGTCGGTTCTCGTTCGATTCCGATGCGTCGCATTGGCAGGCGCTGCCGCGCTATGTGGCGGTGCAGGCCATGGCGCTGGTGCTGGCGGCGCTGTTTTCCTATGTCATCCATGGCATGCCGATGCCGACGATATTTGCCTCCATGCTGGTGATCGCGCTGACCTCGGGCGTCAATTTCATGGTGCTGCGCAGCTGGGCCTTTGCCCGGTCGCAGATGGCCGTCGCCATACCCGCCTAAGCGGGCTTTCAATACTGGGTCAGTCGGGTATTCTCCCCCGCGTTTGATTTGCGGGGGAGTTACGCATGAAAAGCGCCTTGATCGTTTATGGCGGCTGGTCTGGACACGAGCCGGAGGAATGCGCTGCCATCTATCGCCGCTGGCTGCATGAGGATGGGTACTCCGTCCGTGTGGCCACGGAAACCAGCGCTTTCGCCGATCCGTCCATCCATGACCTCAGCCTGATCATTCCGATCTTCACCATGAGCAAGATCGAAAAGGCCGAGGTCGAAAATCTCACCAAGGCGGTCGAGAATGGTGTGGGCCTGGCCGGTCATCACGGCGGCATGAGCGACGCCTTCCGCGACTCGGTGGACTATCAGTTCATGGTTGGCGGGCAGTGGGTGGCCCATCCGGGCAATATCATCGACTATACGGTCGATGTGGCCGATCCGCTCGATCCGATCATGGCGGGGATCAAGAGCTTCGCCTATCGCAGCGAGCAATATTACATGCATGTGGACCCATCCAACCATGTGCTGGCGACGACGACCTTTACCGGCGAGCACGCCTCCTGGATCGAGGGCGTCAAGATGCCGGTGGCGTGGAAGCGCCAGCATGGCAAGGGGCGGGTGTTCCACTCGACGCTAGGCCATCAGGCCAAGGAATTCGACGTGCTGGAAATGGCCACGATCATGCGCCGTGGCATGAACTGGGCAGCGCGCGAGGAATAGTCGGTCAATCTGATGTGATGGTGCACCTTTTGCTGCCGGGATAGCGTAGCTTCCGGCAGCAAGCGCCATGAGGACGAGATGAGCGAAGAGCAGGTGCTCCAGAAGACACGCGGTCCGCTGATCTATCGGCAGTCGATCTGGACGCGAGTGACGCATTGGATCTGGGCGATCTGCCTGTTCTTCCTGCTGCTGACCGGGTTGCAGATCTTCAACGCGCATCCGGCGCTTTACATCGGCCAGCAATCGGGCTTTGAATTCGAGAACGCGGTTCTCGAGATCGGTGCGGTCAATACCGATGCGGGGCCGCGCGGGCGTACGACGATCTTCGGCCAGACCTATGATACGACCGGCGTGCTGGGGATGAGCGGGCCAGCGGAGCGGCCGGTCTATACGGCCTTTCCGGGCGAAGTGACCATTCCCTCCTATCGCGACCTGGGCACAGGCCGGGTGGTGCATTTCTTCTTTGGCTGGATTTTCGTCGCCACCATGCTGGTGTGGTTTGTCGCCAGTTTCATCAATGGACATATAAGGCGCGATATCGTGCCAAAGGGGGCAGATCTGGCTGGGGTGCCGCGCGACGTCGCCGATCATGCGCGACTGCGCTTTCATCATGGACGCAGCTATGGGCCGCTGCAGAAGCTGAGCTATTTTGGCGTGTTCTTCATCCTCTTTCCGCTGATCGTTGCCACGGGGCTGACGATGAGCCCGGGGATGAATGCCCTGGCGCCGTGGATGCTCGATCTGTTCGGCGGTCGGCAGACGGCGCGCACGATCCACTTCGTGGTCATGCTGCTGCTGGTGACGTTCTTTGTCGTGCATGTGCTGATGGTGGTGGCGGCAGGGCCGATCAACGAGCTGCGCTCGATGATCACCGGCTGGTATCGCGCCAGCCCCGGAACGCCGGGCCAGCAGGGAGACAAGCCATGAGCCGCCTCATCACCCGACGCAATTTCCTGCGCAGTTCGGCAGTGGCCGGATCGGGGCTGATCCTTTCGGGCTGCAACCAGTTCGATTTCCTGGGCTCCAAGGACAATGCTGCGCGCCAGGTCATGGAACGCGCCAATGTGCTGACCTATCAGGCGCAGCGGGCGCTAATCGGCGACCAGACGCTGGCGCGGCAATATGCGGCCAGCGAAATCCGCCAGGGCATGAAGCCCAATGGTTCGGTGGAGCCGTCGACGCCCGAATATATCTTCCTCAAGATGCAGAACTTTGCCAGCTACAAGCTGACCATCAAGGGCATGGTGGAGCGCGAGGTGAGCTTCACGCTCGACCAGTTGCGCAACATGCCCGAGCAGAGCCAGATCACCCGGCATGATTGTGTGGAGGGCTGGAGCTGTATCGCCAAATGGACCGGCACCCAGCTCGGGCCGCTGCTCGACATGGCGGGCGTCAAGTCGACGGCGCGCTATTGCGTCTATCACTGCTACGACAATATCCAGAAGACGCTGTCGGGCGATATTCTGTACTATACCAGCTCGGACCTGGTGGACGCCTATCACCCCCAGACGCTGCTCAGCTACGGGCTCAACGACCAGGTGCTGCCGGTCAGCAATGGCGCGCCGATCCGCCTGCGGATCGAGCGGGCGCTGGGCTACAAGCAGCCGAAGTATCTGCATACGATCGAGCTGGTGGATGATCTTGCGCCCTTCGGCCGGGGCAAGGGCGGTTACTGGGAAGACACAGGCTACGACTGGTACGGCGGCATCTAGCGGCCGCTCTAGTGCAGATGCAAGTGGGCCATGCGTTGGTGAAATTCTGAAAAGCCTTGCCTTTTGGGACCTGTTGGCCCATATCAGCGCCATCGTCGCAGTCGGGCTATCGTCCCGGCCTCTCAATCCATACGCGACGGACTTCTCTTCTTATCCCCTGCGGTGAGCGGCGAAGTCAGCCCGGAAACCAGATTGGCCCTGCCAGTCCCGTCCGGGTTCGAGCCAGCACCCGCGCGATAGATCTCCCTTATCGCCCGATTGCATCTGTTGCCGGCGCAGTCGCGTCCGGCGTTCTGCGCGCTTGCATCGTCCTGCGCGCCTGCAAGCGCCTTTGGGCGCAGAAAGACGTGTTCACTTGAACGATTTCATTTCCCTTGGCCTGCCGAGCGTTCTCACCGATAGCCTGACGGCTGGTGGTTTTACCGCGCCGACCAAGATCCAGTCCCAGGCCATTCCAAAGCTGTTGGAAGGCAAGGACATGATGGGCATTGCCCAGACCGGTTCGGGCAAGACGGCAGCCTTCGGCCTGCCGATCCTGGCCGGTATCCTCGGCCTCACCGGCCGTCCGCGGCCGCTGACCACGCGTGCGCTGATCCTGGCGCCAACGCGTGAACTGGCCGTGCAGATCGAGGAGAACCTGCGCAAGTTCGCCGGCTCCAAGATGAAGCTCGATACCGTGCTGCTGCTGGGCGGCGTGTCGCGCTACCATCAGGTCAAGAAGCTGGAACGCGGCGTCGACGTCACCGTCGCAACGCCCGGCCGTCTCAAGGACCTGATGGACGACGGCAAGATCAAGCTCAACGAAACCCGCTGGTTCGTGCTCGATGAAGCCGACCGCATGCTCGACATGGGCTTCATCGCCCCGGTGCGTGCCATTGCCAAGGCCATCGGCATCAAGCGCCATACGATGATGTTCTCGGCCACCATGGCGCCCGAAGTCGCCGATCTCGCCAAGAGCCTGCTGCAGGATCCGGTGCGCGTCGATGCGTCGGTTGCCGGGTCGACCGTGGTCAAGATCGACCAGCGCGTCATCCTCTCCGGCTCCAAGGCCAAGCGCGGCGTGCTCAACGAGCTGCTGCTGAGCGAAACCGAGAAGATGGAACGCGTGATCATCTTCTCGCGCACCAAGCATGGTGCCGATCGCGTCGCCAAGAATCTCGAGATCGACGGTCACAAGGCTGCGGCCATCCATGGCAACAAGAGCCAGAATGCCCGCCAGGCGGCGCTCAAGGGCTTTGCCACGGGCGACGTGCGCATTCTCGTTGCCACCGATATCGCGGCGCGCGGCATCGACGTTCCGGGGATCACCCATGTGGTGAACTATGAGCTGCCCGACGATCCGGAAAACTATGTGCACCGTATCGGCCGTACCGGTCGTAACGGCGCTTCGGGGTCGGCAATCACGCTGTGTGATGGCACCGAGCGCGGCAAGCTGCGCGATGTGGAACGCCTGATCCGCCGCACGCTGCCCTATACCGGCGACCTGCACACCGGCAATGAGACCGGCGTCGTGGAAGCTCCGCGTTCGGCCTACAAGAAGCCCAACGGCGGCCGTCCTGGTCCGCGTTCGGCCAAGAACCCGCGCAAGGAACAGGGCGATCGTCGCTCGGTTGCCGAGCGTCGTCCCTTTGCCGAATTCGCACCGGAGGCAGGCGCCAAGAGCCGGCCGCATCACCAGCCGTCCGACACGCCGCGCGCGCGTCCTGAAGGTGGCCAGCCGAGCCGCGGCGTGCGTCGCGACATGGAAACCGGCAAGCCGATGGCGGCCAAGCCGGCTGGTGCCAAGCCCGCTGCCAGCAAGCAGCGCTGGGGCAAGACGCAGAAGGACGCCGTGCGTTCGGGCGGTCGCTCCAATGCCGATCGCCAGCGCGGCCGTTCGGCATAAGCCAGCGTCAAGCAAATCAGTTATGAAGAGGGCGGCCAGTGGCCGCCCTTTTTGTTTGGAGCTCTTGCATGACGATAGTCGCCATCATCGGACCGGGTGCCATTGGCGGGACGCTCGCAGCCGAACTGTCGCAGGATCCGGCTCTGACCGTTCTTGTCTGTGCACGGACGCCGTTCGAAGATATCCGTCTAGAAACAGCGGATGGTTTGATCACGGCCAATCCCGAGGTGATCACGGATCCCCTTTTGGCGAAGGTGGTGGATTGGGTGCTGGTCTGCACCAAGACCTATGATGCCGACGCGACAAAGCCCTGGCTCGATCGGCTGGTAGGACCGGGGACGCGGGTGGCGATCGTGCAGAATGGCGTCGAGCAGGTTCGGCTGTTCGAGCACCTTGTGCCGGCCGAAAGGCTTCTGCCGGTGATGATCAACCTGCCGGTGACGCGCACCGCGCCGGGACGGTTCGTGCAGCATCGCAAGGGCGTCATTGCCGTGCCGGCGGGGCAGAATGGCGCGGATTTCTGCGCGCTGTTTGCCAGGACGCATGTCGAGGCGGGGGCGCATGAAGATTTCGTCTCGCAGCTCTGGGTCAAGTTGACCGGCAACAGCCACACGATCGTGCCAACCCTG includes these proteins:
- a CDS encoding SDR family oxidoreductase, whose translation is MSSSKTALITGASSGIGAVYARRLAARGYNLVLVARRADRLAELATELAETGKITVETVTADLTADADIARIEQLLREQSIDLLINNAGMGPAASTADMSDADAAATLALNVTALMRLTRAALPGMRARKSGTVVNVGSVLAFHALPQSTLYSATKAFVLTFSRGVAEEVKDDGVLVQAVLPAGTITEFYEAAGMFIADFDQSVFMTAEQLVDAGLAGMDRGEQVTLPSVHDEKLWTSYDAARAQLMGGTQNGSPAQRYTQA
- a CDS encoding MarR family winged helix-turn-helix transcriptional regulator, with protein sequence MARPVPPDVDSVEPYSPLNCTHTAMRQASRQLTQVYDNAIAPAGLTSAQAMLVTRLDELGGAPGGTGPSLQALAKRLSIQISALTHALRPLVRDGVVEVHPDAKDGRIKRAVLTEQGMKQTRQMYELWQGVNARVDDVLGSGKGAELRELAKKVASPEFLNAMGRSATD
- a CDS encoding cytochrome b/b6 domain-containing protein, with the protein product MSEEQVLQKTRGPLIYRQSIWTRVTHWIWAICLFFLLLTGLQIFNAHPALYIGQQSGFEFENAVLEIGAVNTDAGPRGRTTIFGQTYDTTGVLGMSGPAERPVYTAFPGEVTIPSYRDLGTGRVVHFFFGWIFVATMLVWFVASFINGHIRRDIVPKGADLAGVPRDVADHARLRFHHGRSYGPLQKLSYFGVFFILFPLIVATGLTMSPGMNALAPWMLDLFGGRQTARTIHFVVMLLLVTFFVVHVLMVVAAGPINELRSMITGWYRASPGTPGQQGDKP
- a CDS encoding molybdopterin-dependent oxidoreductase, with amino-acid sequence MSRLITRRNFLRSSAVAGSGLILSGCNQFDFLGSKDNAARQVMERANVLTYQAQRALIGDQTLARQYAASEIRQGMKPNGSVEPSTPEYIFLKMQNFASYKLTIKGMVEREVSFTLDQLRNMPEQSQITRHDCVEGWSCIAKWTGTQLGPLLDMAGVKSTARYCVYHCYDNIQKTLSGDILYYTSSDLVDAYHPQTLLSYGLNDQVLPVSNGAPIRLRIERALGYKQPKYLHTIELVDDLAPFGRGKGGYWEDTGYDWYGGI
- a CDS encoding ThuA domain-containing protein, whose protein sequence is MKSALIVYGGWSGHEPEECAAIYRRWLHEDGYSVRVATETSAFADPSIHDLSLIIPIFTMSKIEKAEVENLTKAVENGVGLAGHHGGMSDAFRDSVDYQFMVGGQWVAHPGNIIDYTVDVADPLDPIMAGIKSFAYRSEQYYMHVDPSNHVLATTTFTGEHASWIEGVKMPVAWKRQHGKGRVFHSTLGHQAKEFDVLEMATIMRRGMNWAAREE
- a CDS encoding bifunctional metallophosphatase/5'-nucleotidase, which gives rise to MKHLLLGATALTLCAGFSSAAHADFTLNILHINDFHSRFDPITDSDSNCDAETDAAGECFGGIARLKTIIDDTRAKYADGNSLLLSAGDNFQGSLYYTTYKSKVVSDFFNQMGFDVVATGNHEFDDGPEEFMKFIDAAEFPIIGGNFDVSRDPNLAGKIKGSFVIEVGGEKIGIIGATTEDTPEIATTEDIEFSDVIEYVRGASEALDAAGINKIILLSHIGYTIDQQVAAALPLVDVIVGGHSHTLLSNTAEGAAGPYPTMVTNPDGIEVPVVQANQYGKYLGDIAITWDDNGVVTKAEGEPFLIDASVTGNEDFAGQLAELAGPIAEMTSEVIGTTTEKLEGAREICRVEECNLGNLLADAILDRVADQGATIAFQNGGGIRSSIDAGEITVGDVLTVLPFSNTLATVEISGADVIEALENGVSDVENGAGRFAQVAGLKYSYTLAKPAGERVSDVLVKGEGDTWVPIDEEATYKIVTNNYNRGGGDGFSVFAEGDNPYDFGPPLEQVLAEYIAKQGGTYTPYLDGRITVIE
- a CDS encoding 2-dehydropantoate 2-reductase, whose product is MTIVAIIGPGAIGGTLAAELSQDPALTVLVCARTPFEDIRLETADGLITANPEVITDPLLAKVVDWVLVCTKTYDADATKPWLDRLVGPGTRVAIVQNGVEQVRLFEHLVPAERLLPVMINLPVTRTAPGRFVQHRKGVIAVPAGQNGADFCALFARTHVEAGAHEDFVSQLWVKLTGNSHTIVPTLTLGATGPAWSDDLERIVRGVVEECAAVGRAEGATIPQSVIDSAVAASRNMRAGAVSGSFHADRLAGNRMEVDARNGVIVRLGEKHGIPTPMNRVLVTLLMASGTPWIESR
- a CDS encoding DEAD/DEAH box helicase; translation: MNDFISLGLPSVLTDSLTAGGFTAPTKIQSQAIPKLLEGKDMMGIAQTGSGKTAAFGLPILAGILGLTGRPRPLTTRALILAPTRELAVQIEENLRKFAGSKMKLDTVLLLGGVSRYHQVKKLERGVDVTVATPGRLKDLMDDGKIKLNETRWFVLDEADRMLDMGFIAPVRAIAKAIGIKRHTMMFSATMAPEVADLAKSLLQDPVRVDASVAGSTVVKIDQRVILSGSKAKRGVLNELLLSETEKMERVIIFSRTKHGADRVAKNLEIDGHKAAAIHGNKSQNARQAALKGFATGDVRILVATDIAARGIDVPGITHVVNYELPDDPENYVHRIGRTGRNGASGSAITLCDGTERGKLRDVERLIRRTLPYTGDLHTGNETGVVEAPRSAYKKPNGGRPGPRSAKNPRKEQGDRRSVAERRPFAEFAPEAGAKSRPHHQPSDTPRARPEGGQPSRGVRRDMETGKPMAAKPAGAKPAASKQRWGKTQKDAVRSGGRSNADRQRGRSA
- a CDS encoding GtrA family protein, whose translation is MSAALQSLMRDAPAARIERSVFAGLFAFLLVGGSGALAFVVLSTMGISLNPGVEAWQVNTVCYALTILPVYLLHRRFSFDSDASHWQALPRYVAVQAMALVLAALFSYVIHGMPMPTIFASMLVIALTSGVNFMVLRSWAFARSQMAVAIPA
- a CDS encoding GlsB/YeaQ/YmgE family stress response membrane protein, with product MGIIWAIIIGFLAGVIAKWITPGDNKPSGFILTTVLGIVGSVLASWLGQQIFGGGQSDGIGFISGIIGAVIILLIWNQLARRRA